The DNA window GTCAAATTCGATGGCCGCACCATCGCCGACAGTCGCAATGTGCTGGTGCTGCGCTCCAATCATTTCCTGCCGATCTATTTCTTCCCGCCGTCCTCGGTCGATCCGTCGGTGCTGAAGCCGTCACTGCATCGCGAGCCGCACGCGGTGGGCGGCGAGACCGCCTATTGGGACATCGACAGCGGCGGCAGGCGCGCCGCCAATGCGGCGTGGTCGTTCACGGCACCGCCGGATGAAAACCTGGCGCCGCTCGCCGGCCGCATCGCCTTCACCTGGAAGGCGGTCGACCAGTGGTTCGAGGAGGAGGAAGAGGTCTTCGTCCACGCGCGCGACCCCTATGCGCGCATCGACGTGCTGCACAGTTCCAGCCATGTCCAGGTCTGGTTCGACGGAGACATCATCGCCGACAGCCACCGTCCGGTGCTGCTGTTCGAAACCCATCTGCCGACGCGTTTCTACCTTCCCCCGGAGGATGTCCGGCTGGACCGGCTGACGGCGTCCAACTCGACGACGCGATGTCCCTACAAGGGCATCGCCTCCTATTGGTCGGGTCTCTTGAAGGACGGGTCGGTTCGCCCCGACATCGCCTGGAGCTACCGCGACCCGATCGATGAGATGCCGAAAATCAAAGGGCTGATCGCCTTCTATCCGCAAGCGGTCGACCGCATCCATCTCGACGGTCAGCCGGCCTGACGGCGGCTTTCCCACCCATCCATGCTCATCATCCAGTTCAAGAAAGAGAAAAAATGACGAAACGGTCCGACATCGATCTTCTGCGCGGCCAGTCCCCCCGCAATCCGTCCCGCGACATCTGGAATGTCGCTGTCGATGAATATGCGCAGGGGTTTCTCAAGCGCCGCAACCTCCTGAAATACGCGGCACTGCTCGGTCTCACCGGCTTTGCCGCCTCGCAAGGGCTGTTCACGTCGGGGGCTGCCCGCGCGGCCGGGGCCGGCGGCGGCACGGTGCGCGTCGGGCTCGGCCAGCCGACCAAGGCGATCGACCCGGTTACGGTGACCGATCCGGCCAGCATCGGCGTGATCAGCCAGGTCGGCGAATATCTGATCCTCGACGACCCCAAGGACGGCGTGCAGCCGAAACTTGCCTTGTCATGGGAGGCCGACGAGACGGCCAAGCGCTGGACCTTCAAGCTGAGACCCGGGGTGAAATTCCACGATGGCCGCGCGGTGACGGCCAAGGATGTGGTCGCGACATTCGAGCGGCTTGTCGATCCGAGCACCGGCTCCGGGGCGCTGTCGGCCTATAAGGGCATCCTGTCGAAGGGCGGCGCCAAGCTGGTCGACGACGAGACGGTCGCCTTCGATCTCGACCAGCCCAACAGCAATTTTCCGTTCTATGTCTCGTCGGACGTGTTCAACGCCGTCATCCTGCCGGCTGATTATGCCGGCGATTTCGAAAAGAATTTCATCGGTACTGGCCCGTTCAAGTTCGAATCCTTCCGTCCCAAGCAGGGCGCCAGCTTTGTGCGCAATGCCGACTACTGGGGTGACAAGGCGCTGCCGGACCGGGTCGAGATCAAGTTCTTCGACGATGAGCAGGCGCAGGTGCTGGCGTTGCAGGCGGGCCAGCTCGACGTCATCCCCTCCACCACGCGGCTGGAGCTGGCGATCGAAGGCAATCCTAACTTCAAGCTGCTCAGCGTGCAGGCAAGCTCGCATGACGAAGTGCATCTGCGGACCGACCAGGCGCCGTTCACCGACAAGCGCGTGCGCCGCGCGCTGGCGCTCACCATCGACCGCGAGGCCGTGGTCAAGGGCTTGCTGAAGGGCCGCGCCATCGTCGGCAACGACACTCCGTTCGCGCCGATCTTCCCCTCGGCCGATCCCTCCGTGCCGCAGCGCAAGCAGGACATCGAGGAGGCCAAGCGGCTGCTTGGCGAGGCCGGCGTGCCCAACGGCTTCGAGGTGACGCTCACCACCGAGCGCGCCTACGACATTCCCGACTATGCGGTGCTGATCCAGAATTTCGCCAAGAAGGCCGGCATCGACATCAAGCTCAACGTGCTGCCGCAGGATGCCTATTACGGCTCGGCGACATTCGGCAGCTCGCCATGGCTGGATTCCAATCTCGGCATCACCGATTTCGGCCATCGCGGCACGCCCGACATCTTCCTCAACGCGACGCTGAAGAGTTCGGGCGCCTGGAACGCGGCGCATTTCAACAGCCCGGACTACGATGCCCTGCTGGTCGACTACGGCAAGGCGCGCGACCTGCAGGCGCAGCGCGTGGCAGCCGGCAAGATCCAGACCCTGCTGCTCGACGAGACGCCGCTGATCATCGGCTATTTCTCGCAATACAGCCGCATCGTCTCCTCGAAGGTCGAAGGCGTGCGCTTCACCGCGATCTCGCACCTGCTGCTCGACAAGGTGTCGTTCGTTTGAACGGCACCGTTTCGATGGCGATCGTCCGGCCGCTGGCGGCACGCGCGGGCTCGCTGCTGTTGACGCTGTGGCTGGTCAGCGCGCTGGTCTTCCTCGCCGGGCAGGTGCTGCCCGGCGATGTCGGCCGCGTCATGCTCGGACCGTTCGCCGATGCGCAGGCGGTCGCCGAACTCAATCGCAAGCTCGGCACCGACCAGCCGATCCTTGCCCAATACTGGCACTGGTTCAGCCGGGCTATTTCAGGGGATTTCGGCGACTCGCTGTCGATGCGCGCGCCGGTGGCGCCGTTCGTTGTGTCGAGCATCAAGAATTCCGCCGCACTGGCCGGCGTCGTGCTTTTGTTCCTGGTGCCGATCGGCATCGGCGCCGGCGTCGTCGCGGGCCTGCGCTCGGGGAGCCTTGCCGACCGTCTGATCGTGCTGACCGGCGTTTCGCTCTCGATCGTGCCGGACTTCGTCTCCGGCCTGCTGTTGCTGATGGTCTTCGGCCTGTGGCTGGCCTGGTTTCCGATCACAGGTGCGGCGCCGGACGGGGCCGGCTTCTGGACGTCCAGCTACCATCTCATCCTGCCGGCGCTGCCGCTGGTGCTGAACCTCATCGGCTATGTCGCGCGCATGACCAGGGCAGGGGTGATCGAGGCCCGCGCGGCGGACTATACGCGCACCGCGATCCTCAAGGGCCTGAGCCCGTCGCAAGTGCTGTTCAAGCATGTGCTGCGCAACGCGCTGGTGCCGACGGTGGCCGTCATCGCCACGCAGAGCGGCTTCCTGCTCGGCGGGCTGGTGGTGATCGAGGCGCTGTTCGGCATACAGGGGCTCGGCAACCTCGTGCTGAGCGCGGCCAAGGCGCGCGACTTCCCGATGCTCGAGGCCGGCGTGCTGGTGATGGCGACGATTTTCGTGTCGACGGCGGCGATCGGTGATCTCCTGCAGGCGCTGCTTGATCCGCGCCAGCGCCGCCGGAACGCGCCATGACCGATCTCGCGCAGTCTCCCGTGCGCAGCGACATCAGGCTTTCCTGGATCGGCCGGCTGCGTGGTCTTGTGCCTGACGTGGCGCCTTCGACCCTGGTCGGCTCGGTGGTGCTTCTGTTCTGGGTCGCCTGCGCGCTGTTCGGTGCGCGGTTCGTGCCGTTCGACCCCTATGCCGAGGATTTCCTCTCGATGATGACGCCGCCCGACGCGGTGCATTGGTTCGGCACCGACCAGCTTGGGCGCGACGTGCTTTCACGCATCATCGTCGGCTCGCGCGACATCCTGCTGGTGGCGCCGCTGGCGACACTGGCCGGCGTCACGGCGGGCAGCATCATCGGGCTGGTGCTCGGCACCTTTGGCGGCCTGGTCGATGCCGTCGGCGCGCGGCTGCTCGACGCCGTCATGTCGCTGCCCTTCATCGTGCTGGTGACGATGGCGCTGGTGGCGATCGGCCCGTCCAACCTCACCGTCATCCTGGTGATCGGCCTTGCCTATGCGCCGCTGGTGGCGCGCACGGTGCGCACCGCAGCGCGCGAACAGCGCGAGCGCGACTATGTCAGCGCCGCGCGGCTCGCCGGCGAAGGACGGCTGGCCATCATGTTCCTGGAAATCCTGCCCAATGTGCGGGAAACCATCCTCATCGAGCTGATCACCCGGCTCGGCTATGCTTTCTTCTCGATCGCGACGCTGAGCTTCCTCGGCCTCGGCATCCAGCCGCCATCGGCCGACTGGGGGCTGGCGATCGCCGACGGCTACGGCTTCCTCACCGGCGGCAAATGGTGGGTGGTGGTGTTCAATTCAGCCGCCATCATCTCGCTGGTGATGGCCACCAACCTCATCGCGCAAAGCATCGGCGCCTTCGAGAACAACGACAAGTAAGTCGTGGAGCCTAGCCGAGCAGGCCCTGGATGGTGGCCGCAACCGCCGCGGCCGCATAGGGCTTGGGTAGAAAGACGCCACCGCTCGGCATCGCGTCCCGCGCCGGCTGTTGCTTGCCGGAGGTGACGATGATCTTGACCGGGGGCCAGCGGTCTCGCACGGCGGCGGACAGGCGCAGCCCGTCCATGGAGCCGGGCATGTCGATGTCGGTGAACAGGATGCGGATGTCCTGATGGACTTCCAGCAGGCTGATCGCCTGGTCCGCATTGCTGGCTTCGAGCACGTCATACCCCGCCTCGCGCAGTTCGTCGGCGATGGCGAACAGCAGAAAGGCTTCGTCTTCGACGACGAGGACGGTGACGGGGCTCTGAGTGATCATGGCATGCCCTATGTAGTCAGTACGGTGCTGTCGGCAACTGGGGTGCCGGTGCGTTCAACACACATTCGACGCCGTCGGGGTGGTAGTCGATCCGCACGGTTCCGCCGAAATCGGTGCCGAAGACCCGCTCGATCAGGAAACGGCCGAAGCCGCGCCGGCTGGGCGGCGTCACCGGCGGACCGCCGCTCTCGCGCCAGCGCCAGATCAGCCTGATGTCGCTCGGCTTGTCTTGGGATGGCTGCAGCGACCATTCGATCGCCACCTTGCCGTCCGGTGTCGACAGCGCGCCATATTTCAGCGCGTTGGTGGCGAGCTCGTTGACGGCGAGCGCCAACGTCAGGGCCATCTTGGGATTGATCGGCAGCGCCGGGCCGGAGATCGACATCTGTTCGAGCGGGAAGGTGGCGACGGTGTTGTCGACCACCTCGCGGATCGAGGCGCTGGTCCAGCGGGTCTTGTTCAGGATGTCATGGGCATTGGCCAGCGCGCGCAGCCGTTCGTTGAAGGTGGCGCTTGCCGTGGCGATGTCGGTGTTGCGCAGCGTCTGCGAGGCGATGGCCGCGACCATTGCCAGGATGTTCTTGATGCGATGTTCGAGCTCGTGGGTCAGGAGCTCCTGCCGCGCCTGCGCCTCGCGCCGGTCGGTGACATCCTGCATGACGCCGAACATCTTGACCGGCTTGCCCGTCTCGTCGTGGACGAAATCGATATGGCGCGACAGCCAGCGCAGCTCGCCGGTGTCGGGCCGCCTGATGCGGTATTCCACGGCGGGCACAGCGGTGCCCTTCTCGCGCGTTTCCGGGTTGGAGCGGACGTCCTTGTCGGCGGGAATGACGATGTTTTCCAGCACGGAGATGTGCACGCTGTCGCGCGGCGAAAGCCCCCAGAGACCCCAGAAGCCCTCGGAGCCGACCACGGTTCCGCTGGCGATGTCGAGTTCGAGGGCCGCGATACCGGCTGCGTTCTGCGACAGCTGCAGGCGGCGCTCGCTCTGCAGCAGGGCCTGGGCCGCCTGCTTCTGGTCGTCGATATCGGTGTTGGTGCCGATCCAGCGCAGGATGGCGCCGTCGGTATCGCGGATCGGAACGGCGCGCGCGATGAACCAGCGATAGATGCCGTCATGGCGGCGCAGCCGGAACTCGGTCTCGTAGAATGTGCCGGCGGCCACCGTCTGTTGCCACTTGTCCGAGGCCGCGGCGATGTCGTCGGGGTGCAGGATATCGGCCCAGCCATGACCGTCAAGCTCGCCCGGCCTGGCGCCGGAATAATCATAGACACGGGGGTTGAACCAGTCGAGCAACCCCTCCGGCGTGGCTGTCCAGACGTGGTTGGGCATCGCCTCGGCGAAGGTGCGGAACTGCGTCTCGCTCTGGCGGAGCGCCTGTTCGGCAATCAGCCGGTCGGTGACGTCCACACCTTGCACGAAGATGCCGAACACCTCGCCCGCGGGGTTGCGCACCGGCTGGTAGACAAGGTCGATGAAGCGGTCTTCGATCGCCGCGCCCGGCGTGCGCTGCAACTCCGCCTTCAAGGCGTAGCCGATGAATGCCTCGCCGCTGGTGAAGACCTGGTCGAGCAGCTCGAAAAAGCCCTGGCCCTCCACCTCCGGCAAGGCTTGGCGGATCGGCAGGCCGATGATGTCGCGGTGGCCGACGAGCTGCATGTAGGCGGCATTGGTCAGTTCGACGACATGCTGCGGACCGGACAGCATGGCCATGAAGCCCGGCGCCTGTTCGAACATCTGGCGCTGGCGGTCGCGCTCGCCGGCGCGCCAGC is part of the Mesorhizobium loti genome and encodes:
- a CDS encoding DUF427 domain-containing protein, which produces MTASPNLQPREATAPRLVNVLHSPKRIRVKFDGRTIADSRNVLVLRSNHFLPIYFFPPSSVDPSVLKPSLHREPHAVGGETAYWDIDSGGRRAANAAWSFTAPPDENLAPLAGRIAFTWKAVDQWFEEEEEVFVHARDPYARIDVLHSSSHVQVWFDGDIIADSHRPVLLFETHLPTRFYLPPEDVRLDRLTASNSTTRCPYKGIASYWSGLLKDGSVRPDIAWSYRDPIDEMPKIKGLIAFYPQAVDRIHLDGQPA
- a CDS encoding ABC transporter substrate-binding protein; the protein is MTKRSDIDLLRGQSPRNPSRDIWNVAVDEYAQGFLKRRNLLKYAALLGLTGFAASQGLFTSGAARAAGAGGGTVRVGLGQPTKAIDPVTVTDPASIGVISQVGEYLILDDPKDGVQPKLALSWEADETAKRWTFKLRPGVKFHDGRAVTAKDVVATFERLVDPSTGSGALSAYKGILSKGGAKLVDDETVAFDLDQPNSNFPFYVSSDVFNAVILPADYAGDFEKNFIGTGPFKFESFRPKQGASFVRNADYWGDKALPDRVEIKFFDDEQAQVLALQAGQLDVIPSTTRLELAIEGNPNFKLLSVQASSHDEVHLRTDQAPFTDKRVRRALALTIDREAVVKGLLKGRAIVGNDTPFAPIFPSADPSVPQRKQDIEEAKRLLGEAGVPNGFEVTLTTERAYDIPDYAVLIQNFAKKAGIDIKLNVLPQDAYYGSATFGSSPWLDSNLGITDFGHRGTPDIFLNATLKSSGAWNAAHFNSPDYDALLVDYGKARDLQAQRVAAGKIQTLLLDETPLIIGYFSQYSRIVSSKVEGVRFTAISHLLLDKVSFV
- a CDS encoding ABC transporter permease; protein product: MVRPLAARAGSLLLTLWLVSALVFLAGQVLPGDVGRVMLGPFADAQAVAELNRKLGTDQPILAQYWHWFSRAISGDFGDSLSMRAPVAPFVVSSIKNSAALAGVVLLFLVPIGIGAGVVAGLRSGSLADRLIVLTGVSLSIVPDFVSGLLLLMVFGLWLAWFPITGAAPDGAGFWTSSYHLILPALPLVLNLIGYVARMTRAGVIEARAADYTRTAILKGLSPSQVLFKHVLRNALVPTVAVIATQSGFLLGGLVVIEALFGIQGLGNLVLSAAKARDFPMLEAGVLVMATIFVSTAAIGDLLQALLDPRQRRRNAP
- a CDS encoding ABC transporter permease, whose protein sequence is MTDLAQSPVRSDIRLSWIGRLRGLVPDVAPSTLVGSVVLLFWVACALFGARFVPFDPYAEDFLSMMTPPDAVHWFGTDQLGRDVLSRIIVGSRDILLVAPLATLAGVTAGSIIGLVLGTFGGLVDAVGARLLDAVMSLPFIVLVTMALVAIGPSNLTVILVIGLAYAPLVARTVRTAAREQRERDYVSAARLAGEGRLAIMFLEILPNVRETILIELITRLGYAFFSIATLSFLGLGIQPPSADWGLAIADGYGFLTGGKWWVVVFNSAAIISLVMATNLIAQSIGAFENNDK
- a CDS encoding response regulator, which produces MITQSPVTVLVVEDEAFLLFAIADELREAGYDVLEASNADQAISLLEVHQDIRILFTDIDMPGSMDGLRLSAAVRDRWPPVKIIVTSGKQQPARDAMPSGGVFLPKPYAAAAVAATIQGLLG
- a CDS encoding PAS domain S-box protein, whose product is MPQTSTATVGNPHLAFLSGGGELGRLIAAFDWASTSIGPIGGWPQSLKTAISLILRSRVPIVMLWGEDGVMIYNDGYSEFAGGRHPQLLGSKVREGWPEVADFNDNIMKVCLGKGGTLAYREQVLTLNRTGKPEQVWLDLDYSPVLDESGEPAGVIAIVIETTAKVAAERWRAGERDRQRQMFEQAPGFMAMLSGPQHVVELTNAAYMQLVGHRDIIGLPIRQALPEVEGQGFFELLDQVFTSGEAFIGYALKAELQRTPGAAIEDRFIDLVYQPVRNPAGEVFGIFVQGVDVTDRLIAEQALRQSETQFRTFAEAMPNHVWTATPEGLLDWFNPRVYDYSGARPGELDGHGWADILHPDDIAAASDKWQQTVAAGTFYETEFRLRRHDGIYRWFIARAVPIRDTDGAILRWIGTNTDIDDQKQAAQALLQSERRLQLSQNAAGIAALELDIASGTVVGSEGFWGLWGLSPRDSVHISVLENIVIPADKDVRSNPETREKGTAVPAVEYRIRRPDTGELRWLSRHIDFVHDETGKPVKMFGVMQDVTDRREAQARQELLTHELEHRIKNILAMVAAIASQTLRNTDIATASATFNERLRALANAHDILNKTRWTSASIREVVDNTVATFPLEQMSISGPALPINPKMALTLALAVNELATNALKYGALSTPDGKVAIEWSLQPSQDKPSDIRLIWRWRESGGPPVTPPSRRGFGRFLIERVFGTDFGGTVRIDYHPDGVECVLNAPAPQLPTAPY